A single window of Sphingobacterium sp. ML3W DNA harbors:
- a CDS encoding efflux transporter outer membrane subunit, with protein MALSINNIIYGVGVAILLSSCSVNKKYIRPELETPQNYRNTVEVTGDTISLPYKTFFKDTHLTALIDRALEKNKDISVAMMSLRQLDLSYKQAKLGLVPTADLSISAARNYLSKSSMNGSLSEQFTGNQYMDDYSATLTVAWEADIWGKVAMQKESARANFFMQHENLSALRTRIVSQVAQAYYNLITLDEQLKVASRNIELSDTTLQMIQLQFQSAQTNSLAVNQAEAQLKTAELLVPLAQQNIAVQENALRILCGSFPDSVQRANTLDSTPFVESFPLGIPADLLSRRPDVRAAEYAVVVANANTGLAKAEMYPSFKLTPSIGINSFQFNNWFDLPGSLVKNIAGNITQPIFQNKRLKTAYEIAKIEQEKSAEQFRLAMMTAVGEVSDALAKRQHIRERMLLIDQKKSALQKAVNNAMLLYKSGMATYLDVITAQNGSLQNDLEAISIQKERFDATTDLYRALGGGVE; from the coding sequence ATGGCATTATCTATAAATAATATAATTTACGGTGTTGGAGTGGCAATTTTATTGTCCTCTTGCTCCGTAAACAAAAAGTATATTCGTCCAGAGTTGGAGACTCCGCAAAATTATAGGAATACGGTTGAGGTGACAGGTGATACCATTAGTCTTCCCTATAAAACCTTCTTTAAAGATACTCATTTGACGGCTTTGATTGATAGAGCACTTGAAAAGAATAAGGATATATCGGTCGCTATGATGAGTCTCCGTCAGCTAGATCTTTCCTATAAACAGGCAAAATTGGGACTTGTTCCAACGGCAGATCTTTCGATATCTGCGGCAAGAAACTATTTGTCAAAAAGTTCTATGAACGGTTCTTTGAGCGAACAATTTACAGGGAATCAGTATATGGATGATTACTCCGCTACGCTTACTGTTGCATGGGAAGCAGATATCTGGGGTAAAGTAGCGATGCAAAAAGAATCTGCAAGAGCAAACTTCTTCATGCAACACGAAAATCTGTCTGCATTAAGAACACGTATCGTAAGTCAAGTGGCACAGGCTTACTACAATTTAATCACTTTGGATGAACAGCTTAAAGTTGCTTCCCGAAATATTGAATTAAGCGATACTACGCTACAGATGATTCAACTTCAGTTTCAGTCGGCACAGACCAATTCACTGGCAGTCAATCAAGCTGAGGCGCAATTGAAAACTGCCGAATTACTTGTTCCGCTTGCCCAGCAAAATATTGCTGTACAGGAGAATGCATTGCGTATTCTGTGTGGATCATTCCCAGATAGTGTCCAACGTGCAAATACATTGGACAGTACTCCATTTGTTGAAAGTTTCCCTTTGGGTATACCTGCAGATCTGCTCAGCAGGCGCCCTGATGTAAGAGCTGCAGAATATGCTGTTGTAGTTGCCAACGCGAATACGGGTCTTGCCAAGGCAGAGATGTACCCATCCTTTAAGCTCACTCCTTCGATAGGTATCAATTCGTTCCAGTTTAACAACTGGTTTGATTTACCTGGGTCCCTTGTTAAGAATATTGCGGGTAATATTACACAACCAATTTTTCAAAATAAGAGATTAAAAACGGCATATGAAATAGCTAAAATTGAACAGGAAAAATCTGCAGAACAGTTCCGACTGGCAATGATGACAGCTGTTGGAGAAGTATCTGATGCTTTAGCAAAAAGACAGCATATCCGTGAGCGTATGCTCTTGATAGATCAGAAAAAATCAGCATTGCAGAAAGCTGTTAATAATGCCATGTTGCTCTATAAAAGTGGAATGGCAACTTATCTAGATGTGATTACGGCACAGAATGGTTCTCTTCAAAATGATCTTGAAGCTATCTCAATCCAAAAAGAGAGATTTGATGCAACCACAGATTTATATCGTGCCTTAGGTGGTGGAGTGGAATAA
- a CDS encoding LysR family transcriptional regulator: protein MVNLEWYRTFKAIYKTGTLTGAAGALFISQPGVSLHLSSLESYVGYKLFDRTGRKMIPTERGKVLFNALVEPLTKLEEIEKNFQQSTEKHTPTISVGMCFETFQITLEQYVSTLPFNLIISFGEYPEMLDQLEKGILDLIITPKKGVSPNIEHEAFSCENIVLVGGKDIDLKAFKDVHKTKNRTKIELWLKQHKWYGTTGDMEHLFQFWSLNFGKKPDFRPNYIVPNLNSIVRCLSGGSGLAVIPDFLCHDEIQSGEIQLVWEGEKKLKNTLYFGTRKKTTHNQEINHIKDLFKKVMS, encoded by the coding sequence ATGGTTAACTTAGAATGGTATCGCACTTTTAAGGCGATTTACAAAACAGGCACATTGACAGGTGCAGCTGGAGCCTTATTCATATCCCAACCGGGAGTAAGTCTCCATTTAAGTTCTTTGGAATCTTATGTGGGCTATAAGCTATTTGACCGCACTGGCCGCAAAATGATTCCAACGGAACGAGGAAAGGTACTTTTCAATGCATTAGTGGAACCGCTGACAAAACTAGAAGAGATTGAAAAGAATTTTCAGCAGTCTACCGAAAAGCATACCCCAACTATCAGCGTTGGTATGTGCTTTGAAACCTTTCAGATTACTTTGGAGCAATATGTATCCACATTGCCTTTTAATTTGATCATCAGCTTTGGTGAGTATCCGGAAATGCTGGATCAATTGGAGAAGGGCATTTTAGACCTAATCATCACGCCAAAAAAAGGCGTATCTCCCAATATTGAACATGAGGCTTTTTCTTGTGAAAATATCGTATTGGTCGGGGGAAAAGACATTGACCTGAAAGCATTCAAAGATGTTCACAAAACGAAAAACAGGACAAAGATTGAGCTTTGGCTAAAACAGCACAAATGGTATGGAACTACGGGCGATATGGAACATTTGTTTCAATTCTGGAGTCTGAACTTTGGAAAAAAGCCAGATTTCAGACCAAACTATATTGTACCAAATCTCAATTCCATTGTGCGCTGCCTGAGCGGAGGAAGCGGTCTGGCTGTTATCCCTGATTTCTTATGTCATGATGAAATACAAAGTGGCGAAATCCAATTGGTATGGGAAGGAGAAAAGAAGCTAAAGAATACGCTTTATTTTGGAACACGTAAAAAAACGACCCATAATCAGGAAATTAATCATATTAAAGACCTGTTCAAAAAAGTGATGAGCTGA
- a CDS encoding NAD(P)H-dependent oxidoreductase: protein MKHVLIINAGQKFAHSGGRYNQTVTKNTLSFFERFENVEVKLTNIEDGYDNEEEVENFVWADYIIYHTPMWWFQIPNGFKKYIDEVFTVGHKKGIYNSDGRTSKNPEINYGTGGMLQGRKYMVTSSWNAPKTAFTLPGEFFNETSVDNGPLFGFHRMNAFASLEKMESFHFYDVEKNADVTRDMTEYTKHLEKVFGQQLKK, encoded by the coding sequence ATGAAACATGTATTAATCATAAATGCAGGACAAAAATTTGCTCATTCCGGCGGAAGATATAATCAGACAGTTACCAAAAACACGCTTTCCTTTTTTGAAAGATTCGAAAACGTTGAAGTGAAATTGACCAATATCGAAGACGGATATGACAATGAAGAAGAAGTAGAGAATTTCGTCTGGGCAGATTACATCATCTATCACACCCCCATGTGGTGGTTTCAGATCCCTAACGGATTTAAAAAATACATTGATGAAGTCTTTACGGTTGGACACAAGAAAGGAATCTATAACAGCGATGGGCGTACTTCGAAAAACCCTGAAATCAACTATGGCACTGGAGGGATGTTACAAGGCAGGAAATATATGGTAACAAGCAGTTGGAATGCCCCGAAGACAGCATTTACGCTACCTGGTGAATTTTTTAACGAAACCAGCGTTGACAATGGCCCTTTGTTCGGCTTCCACCGTATGAATGCTTTTGCCTCACTTGAAAAAATGGAGAGCTTCCACTTCTATGATGTAGAAAAAAACGCTGACGTTACAAGAGATATGACTGAATATACCAAACATCTTGAAAAGGTTTTTGGACAACAATTAAAAAAATGA
- a CDS encoding LytR/AlgR family response regulator transcription factor codes for MIEKIVIVEDEKLNADRLKRLIKEIDPNVTIIAVLDSVMDTVDWFKENEEPDVVMMDIRLSDGVSFDIFDKVTIQCPIVFTTAYDEYAVQAFKYNSVDYILKPVQKEELKTALDKVNAFKAPAENQLSIDKLLNYIKKKDYRSRFLIPYRDGFQTILVTEVSIIYMDSKLTKARLKNGKDVILNMSLDDIEKQLDPKLFFRANRQFIIHIDAVNQLVNYFNRKLKIIISDSDFEIIVSREKSTLLKEWLDS; via the coding sequence ATGATAGAGAAAATAGTAATAGTTGAGGATGAAAAACTCAATGCAGACCGTCTTAAACGCTTAATTAAAGAGATAGATCCAAACGTGACTATTATTGCGGTCTTGGACAGTGTTATGGATACAGTGGACTGGTTCAAGGAAAATGAAGAACCTGATGTGGTCATGATGGATATCCGCCTATCTGATGGGGTGAGTTTTGATATTTTTGATAAAGTCACGATCCAATGCCCTATTGTTTTTACAACTGCATATGATGAATATGCAGTACAGGCTTTCAAATATAACAGCGTAGATTATATATTAAAACCAGTTCAAAAAGAAGAGCTAAAAACAGCATTAGACAAAGTAAATGCTTTTAAAGCACCTGCAGAAAATCAATTGTCGATAGACAAATTACTCAACTATATCAAGAAGAAAGACTATCGTTCTAGATTTTTAATACCCTATCGGGATGGTTTTCAAACGATATTGGTCACCGAAGTGTCTATCATTTATATGGACTCAAAACTGACGAAAGCACGTTTGAAAAATGGTAAAGATGTCATTTTAAATATGAGTCTTGATGATATTGAAAAGCAACTCGATCCAAAACTATTTTTTCGAGCTAACCGCCAATTCATTATCCATATAGATGCGGTCAATCAATTAGTGAACTATTTCAACAGGAAACTTAAAATAATCATTTCCGATTCGGATTTTGAGATAATTGTGAGCAGAGAAAAGTCGACTTTATTAAAAGAATGGCTTGATTCATAA
- a CDS encoding efflux RND transporter permease subunit: protein MLKKIIDRPVMATVISVVLLILGVIGLLRLPVTRFPDISPPTVMVSGSYPGGNSEAVIRSVVTPLEEQINGVENMQYIKSTASNDGSFSISIIFKQGVNPDQAAVNVQNRVQQATPILPQEVIRMGLTTSKQQNSMIMIFNVYTDDNDKYDELFLQNYVNINVIPQIKRVPGVGQAQVFGLKDYSMRVWLNPQKMASYGLEPADVSNAIGTQSLEVAPGKLGEESNAALEYVMRYKGKKSQPHEYENIVVKRDGELLVRLKDVARIEFGSLSYSGNTTMSGKNSVTVAILQTTGSNANDIEIGVRDVLKSASKNFPPGVDYTSLMSTKERLDEATGQVKSTLIEAFILVFIVVFLFLQDFRSTIIPAIAVPVAIIGTFFFLLAFGFTINVLTLFALVLAIGIVVDDAIVVVEAVHSKMEGTNMTGKEATHSAMGEITGAVISITLVMSAVFIPIGFMTGSAGIFYKQFAYTLAIAIIISAVNALTLTPALCALLLKNNHADGHHGESEKQGFGKRFFTAFNAGFENLTGKYIKGLRFLIVKKWIGAGLVILITALAGWMMISTPKSFVPMEDDSFIIFSLSMPPGTALDRTTAAAARVDDMLEKEESVQNSTIITGFNILSNSASPAYAMGFIKLKDKKDRGEEKDIDVILGNLTAQFATVKEATIMAFRSPPIDGYGVTSGAEIVLQDKSGKSPEKLKQMSDEVIGQIMQQPGVQFAYTTFRTDFPQLELEVDEDKAQQMGVEISNMMNVIQTYFAGDQSMNFTRFGKFYRVNVKADGIFRTDEDSFNEIFVRNDQNQMVPVKSLVTLHKVYGPESLSRYNLFNALTISVVPLPGASNGDIMDNLEKNVLSKLPSDYGYEWTGLSLEEKSAGNQTMIILSLCLLFVYFLLAAQYESYLLPLAVLLSIPTGIIGAFASIKAIGLDNNIYVQVGLIMLVGLLAKNAILIIEFAVQRRAAGSSIVESAIDGAKSRLRPIIMTSLAFIAGMIPLMFATGGSAMGNRSISTGAAIGMLSGVILGVFVIPILYILFQYLQEKISGKNKNQKIQNVE, encoded by the coding sequence ATGTTAAAAAAGATTATAGATAGACCAGTAATGGCCACCGTTATTTCGGTTGTGCTATTAATATTGGGCGTTATAGGGTTATTAAGACTCCCTGTAACAAGGTTTCCAGATATTTCACCACCAACTGTCATGGTGTCGGGAAGTTATCCAGGGGGAAATAGTGAGGCTGTTATCCGTTCTGTAGTTACACCTCTGGAGGAACAGATTAACGGAGTCGAGAACATGCAGTACATCAAATCAACTGCAAGTAATGATGGTTCTTTTTCCATTTCCATCATCTTCAAACAAGGTGTCAATCCTGACCAGGCCGCTGTAAACGTGCAGAATAGAGTACAACAGGCTACGCCGATACTTCCTCAAGAGGTAATCCGGATGGGACTGACAACCTCAAAACAACAAAATAGTATGATCATGATCTTCAACGTATATACGGATGATAATGATAAATATGATGAGTTGTTTCTACAAAATTATGTCAACATCAATGTCATACCCCAGATCAAACGTGTACCTGGTGTAGGCCAAGCACAAGTATTTGGCTTAAAGGACTATTCGATGCGTGTTTGGCTCAATCCGCAGAAAATGGCCTCTTATGGTTTAGAACCTGCTGATGTCAGTAATGCAATCGGTACCCAAAGTTTAGAAGTGGCACCGGGTAAATTGGGTGAAGAATCAAATGCAGCTTTGGAGTACGTGATGCGCTATAAAGGTAAAAAGAGCCAGCCTCATGAATATGAAAATATCGTTGTAAAACGAGATGGAGAACTTTTGGTACGCTTGAAAGATGTAGCCCGTATAGAGTTTGGTTCACTTAGTTATAGTGGAAATACAACCATGAGCGGTAAAAATTCAGTTACTGTTGCGATTCTCCAGACTACGGGGTCGAATGCCAATGATATCGAAATCGGTGTACGCGATGTACTGAAGAGTGCCTCCAAAAATTTTCCTCCAGGCGTGGATTACACGAGTTTGATGAGTACAAAAGAACGACTTGACGAAGCTACAGGGCAGGTAAAATCTACTTTGATTGAAGCATTTATACTTGTGTTTATCGTCGTATTCTTATTTTTACAAGATTTTAGATCCACCATCATACCTGCAATTGCGGTACCGGTAGCGATCATAGGAACATTCTTCTTTCTACTTGCTTTTGGTTTTACCATAAACGTACTGACACTCTTCGCACTCGTGTTGGCAATTGGTATTGTCGTCGATGATGCTATTGTCGTCGTCGAAGCCGTCCATAGTAAAATGGAAGGCACCAATATGACCGGTAAAGAGGCAACTCATAGCGCTATGGGTGAAATCACTGGCGCAGTTATCTCGATTACATTAGTGATGTCGGCTGTCTTTATACCGATCGGATTTATGACAGGTTCTGCGGGTATTTTTTATAAGCAGTTTGCTTATACCTTAGCAATTGCCATTATCATTTCGGCAGTAAATGCATTAACCCTTACTCCTGCTCTATGTGCTTTGTTATTGAAAAATAATCATGCCGATGGTCATCATGGGGAATCTGAAAAACAAGGATTTGGGAAGCGATTCTTTACAGCATTCAATGCTGGCTTTGAAAACCTAACGGGTAAATACATTAAAGGATTACGATTCCTAATTGTTAAAAAGTGGATCGGTGCAGGTTTAGTTATTCTGATTACTGCATTAGCAGGCTGGATGATGATCAGTACACCAAAAAGCTTTGTTCCTATGGAAGATGATTCATTTATTATCTTCAGTTTAAGTATGCCTCCGGGTACTGCCTTAGATCGGACAACTGCTGCTGCTGCACGTGTAGATGATATGTTGGAAAAAGAAGAATCTGTTCAAAATAGTACCATTATTACAGGATTCAATATTTTATCTAATAGTGCCAGTCCAGCATATGCGATGGGTTTTATCAAGTTGAAAGATAAAAAAGATCGTGGTGAAGAGAAAGACATCGATGTGATTTTAGGAAATCTAACAGCACAGTTTGCGACTGTCAAGGAGGCTACTATAATGGCTTTTAGAAGTCCTCCGATAGATGGCTACGGGGTAACAAGCGGTGCCGAAATCGTTCTACAGGATAAAAGCGGGAAATCTCCTGAAAAACTGAAACAGATGTCTGATGAGGTTATCGGACAAATTATGCAGCAACCCGGGGTACAGTTTGCCTATACGACATTCCGTACCGATTTTCCACAGCTAGAACTTGAAGTCGATGAGGATAAAGCTCAGCAAATGGGCGTTGAAATCAGTAACATGATGAACGTAATCCAAACCTATTTCGCAGGTGATCAATCCATGAACTTTACCCGCTTTGGTAAATTCTACCGGGTCAATGTAAAGGCTGATGGAATATTCAGAACAGATGAAGATTCATTTAATGAAATATTTGTACGTAATGACCAGAATCAAATGGTTCCAGTAAAGTCGCTGGTGACACTACATAAGGTCTATGGCCCAGAGTCCTTAAGCAGATATAATTTGTTTAACGCACTTACGATTAGCGTAGTGCCTTTACCAGGAGCTAGTAATGGTGATATCATGGATAATCTGGAGAAAAATGTCTTAAGCAAACTCCCTTCGGACTATGGATATGAATGGACTGGATTAAGTTTAGAGGAAAAGTCTGCAGGTAACCAAACGATGATAATTTTATCGTTGTGTCTCCTATTTGTCTACTTCTTATTGGCAGCACAGTATGAAAGTTATCTATTACCTCTAGCAGTTCTCCTGTCTATTCCGACAGGTATAATTGGGGCATTTGCTTCAATCAAAGCAATTGGATTGGATAATAACATTTATGTACAAGTAGGTTTAATTATGCTTGTGGGTCTATTAGCTAAAAATGCAATCTTAATCATAGAATTTGCCGTACAACGTCGGGCAGCAGGTTCTTCTATCGTAGAGTCTGCTATTGATGGTGCAAAATCGAGGTTACGTCCTATCATCATGACCTCTTTGGCTTTTATTGCAGGTATGATTCCATTGATGTTTGCGACAGGTGGCTCGGCAATGGGTAATAGGTCGATCAGTACGGGGGCAGCAATTGGGATGCTTTCAGGCGTAATATTAGGTGTATTTGTAATACCGATCCTTTATATACTCTTTCAATATCTTCAGGAAAAGATATCGGGTAAAAATAAAAATCAAAAAATTCAAAATGTTGAATAA
- a CDS encoding sensor histidine kinase — protein MGQIDKRFLPTRFKQMLLVFFAFILFYLVSYILDPYSIFWKEYFNRKLHEIFTEWTVSFLFCYLISESSVFIHKKLNSRVPWTENKTKRLFLEVFLNFSVVVILILMNMLCFSLIYSDLPDINSVEEITGFLQWIVTSLLISFMIISVNTVSYLINNWIDTSLEMSQHKIQAAELKQASVEAELNTLKLQLDPHFIFNNLSVLSELILEDQQLGFEYSENFAKVYRFLLVNSKKNLICLDDEVKFLSSYIFLIENRVGTAVHFNIEIQDHSRNYYIPPLTLQLLIENAIKHNTTNQKKPLIINISNPEVGRIVVENTLSPIDNSKIISTGIGLKNISSRFKLLGKKIPEVNQDKYTFKVSIQLIEYDRENSNS, from the coding sequence ATGGGTCAAATAGATAAACGATTTTTACCAACTCGTTTCAAACAAATGCTGTTAGTTTTTTTTGCATTTATATTATTTTATCTTGTTTCGTATATATTAGATCCATATAGTATTTTTTGGAAAGAATATTTTAATAGAAAACTCCACGAAATTTTTACTGAATGGACAGTGTCATTTCTATTTTGCTATCTAATATCTGAATCTAGCGTATTTATCCATAAAAAACTAAATTCTCGAGTACCTTGGACAGAAAATAAGACCAAGCGATTATTTCTTGAAGTTTTTCTAAATTTCAGTGTCGTTGTTATACTGATCTTGATGAATATGCTTTGTTTTTCTTTGATTTATTCCGACTTACCTGACATAAATTCTGTTGAGGAAATTACAGGATTTTTACAGTGGATAGTGACAAGCTTGCTCATATCCTTTATGATTATAAGCGTTAATACGGTGAGCTATCTCATTAATAATTGGATAGATACCTCGTTGGAAATGTCTCAGCATAAGATTCAAGCAGCTGAATTGAAACAGGCATCCGTAGAAGCAGAACTCAATACTTTAAAGCTACAACTTGATCCACATTTTATTTTTAATAACCTGAGTGTATTATCTGAATTGATTCTAGAAGACCAACAACTCGGATTTGAGTATTCCGAAAATTTCGCGAAAGTGTATCGATTTCTACTTGTAAATAGTAAAAAGAATCTAATTTGTTTAGATGATGAAGTCAAATTTCTCAGTTCATATATATTTTTAATAGAAAATAGGGTAGGTACGGCTGTACATTTTAATATTGAAATTCAGGATCACAGTAGAAATTACTATATACCACCGCTAACATTACAGTTATTGATTGAAAATGCTATCAAGCATAATACTACTAATCAAAAAAAACCACTGATTATCAATATATCAAATCCTGAGGTTGGACGGATAGTTGTTGAAAACACACTTTCTCCTATTGATAACAGTAAGATTATATCAACTGGAATAGGATTAAAAAATATAAGCAGTAGATTTAAACTTTTGGGGAAAAAGATTCCAGAGGTCAATCAAGATAAATATACCTTCAAAGTTTCTATTCAATTAATAGAGTATGATAGAGAAAATAGTAATAGTTGA
- a CDS encoding efflux RND transporter periplasmic adaptor subunit, with protein sequence MQEFKAKNNFNLYIAVFAFGLLFISCGGQQQDVSYEQQAIHADFIELKESPTTIVETYPGTIEGTVNVDIRAQVSGYLEATYVKEGQYVQKGQSLFKIKSDVFNEQINNSNASLQSALASQTNAQVELEKIKPLVQGKVVSELQLKTAQAQYDAATAQVAQAKSALSSSQLNAAFAIIKAPVSGYIGRIPSRVGNLVTPSDANPLTSLSEIDQVFVYFNLNEAKFIAFMNDRKNDAGMNTVEIIMADGNRYSQKGQVEIASGNIDRNTGTIALKAVFANPDKILRSGGAARVVLTKNLNSAVTLPMAAVKDIQDKFFVYVLADSNKVAMKAIEINGRTGSDYIIKSGVISGDKIAVNSIDQLTEGVAVQPKLISQDSLKN encoded by the coding sequence ATGCAAGAATTCAAAGCAAAGAACAATTTCAATCTATATATAGCCGTATTTGCTTTCGGTTTATTATTTATTTCATGTGGCGGACAACAACAGGATGTATCATATGAACAGCAAGCTATTCATGCTGATTTCATTGAACTAAAAGAATCTCCGACCACCATCGTAGAAACTTATCCGGGTACCATAGAGGGAACAGTCAATGTCGATATTAGAGCACAGGTTTCTGGTTACCTCGAAGCAACATATGTGAAGGAAGGGCAATACGTACAAAAAGGACAATCACTGTTTAAGATCAAAAGTGACGTATTCAATGAACAGATAAATAACAGTAATGCGTCTTTACAATCGGCTTTGGCTTCTCAAACCAACGCACAGGTCGAACTTGAGAAAATAAAACCGCTAGTTCAGGGGAAAGTTGTTTCAGAGCTACAATTAAAAACTGCACAAGCTCAATATGATGCGGCGACCGCACAAGTTGCTCAGGCAAAATCAGCGCTGAGCTCTTCCCAGCTGAATGCTGCTTTCGCAATTATCAAAGCACCAGTAAGTGGATATATCGGACGTATCCCGAGCAGAGTCGGAAATTTGGTAACACCTTCCGATGCTAATCCACTAACAAGCCTGTCCGAAATAGACCAAGTGTTTGTCTACTTCAATCTCAATGAGGCAAAATTTATTGCATTCATGAATGATAGAAAGAATGATGCAGGAATGAACACGGTAGAAATTATCATGGCCGATGGTAACCGATATAGTCAAAAAGGTCAGGTCGAAATCGCAAGTGGTAACATTGATCGTAACACGGGAACAATAGCGTTAAAGGCAGTATTTGCAAATCCTGATAAAATTTTACGTTCGGGCGGAGCTGCTCGTGTTGTTTTAACAAAGAATCTAAATAGTGCAGTTACCTTACCGATGGCGGCAGTGAAAGATATACAGGACAAGTTTTTTGTTTATGTACTCGCTGATAGTAATAAAGTGGCCATGAAAGCTATCGAAATAAATGGTAGAACAGGTTCAGATTATATCATCAAATCGGGTGTAATATCGGGCGATAAAATAGCGGTAAATAGTATTGACCAATTGACAGAGGGAGTCGCTGTTCAACCTAAATTAATAAGTCAAGACTCATTGAAAAATTAA
- a CDS encoding putative quinol monooxygenase encodes MKIHLTAIIMVKEEYREEVASILQNMVLQTRKEEACELYNLHQGLEDPNLFTFYEIWKSRDGLTEHNDQPYIRAFGELVTEKLQEQPTIILTTLL; translated from the coding sequence ATGAAGATCCATTTAACAGCCATTATTATGGTTAAAGAAGAATACCGTGAAGAAGTTGCTTCCATATTGCAAAACATGGTGCTTCAAACCCGAAAAGAAGAAGCATGTGAGCTCTACAATCTCCATCAAGGTTTGGAAGATCCAAACCTATTCACATTCTACGAAATATGGAAAAGTAGGGACGGTTTAACGGAGCACAATGATCAACCCTACATCAGGGCATTTGGAGAACTTGTTACGGAGAAGTTACAGGAACAACCGACAATTATTTTAACAACATTACTATAA
- a CDS encoding GNAT family N-acetyltransferase has translation MEHDMEISISERRNIEPEEIINLYRANEWSSADKPAELYNALRNSHSLITAWDNERLVGLGNAISDGHLVVYYPHLLVHPDYQGKGIGKMIMDKMQEKYGSFHMQMLTADGDATEFYKKMGFSRAGQTEPMWIYKGNEH, from the coding sequence ATGGAACATGATATGGAAATTAGTATTTCTGAACGTAGAAACATTGAACCTGAAGAGATAATTAACTTATACCGTGCTAACGAATGGAGCTCTGCAGATAAGCCTGCAGAGCTTTATAATGCGTTGCGTAATTCGCACTCATTGATCACTGCATGGGACAATGAACGGCTCGTGGGGCTTGGTAATGCTATTTCTGACGGCCATCTAGTTGTATACTACCCTCACCTACTCGTACATCCGGATTATCAGGGCAAAGGTATCGGTAAAATGATCATGGATAAGATGCAGGAGAAATATGGTTCATTTCATATGCAGATGCTTACTGCTGATGGCGACGCTACAGAATTCTACAAGAAAATGGGGTTTTCACGTGCTGGCCAAACCGAACCGATGTGGATTTATAAGGGCAATGAGCATTAA
- a CDS encoding aldo/keto reductase: MEYRTLGNTELKLSTITHGAFAIGGSMWGGNEKKDSIDSIHASLDHGVTSIDTAPFYGFGLSEEIIGEAIKGKDRSNIQLLTKFGLVWDESNAGKGEFFFDAEEGGKKIPVYKYAAKASIIKEVEESLKRLGTDYIDLLQLHWPDNSTSIGETMEALEVLIQQGKIRAAGVSNYSVDQLGEASITFKLASNQVSYSMLNRTIENELVPYALENELGIIVYSPMERGLLTGKYFKESKLKGDDHRNGYFSQFDLAKVKSFLQAIEPIAKSKGATLSQLVLQWTILQPGISVVLAGARNAEQAIANAQALDFKLSEDELRVIDNELLKL, from the coding sequence ATGGAATATAGAACATTAGGAAATACAGAACTGAAATTATCTACTATTACACACGGTGCTTTCGCAATCGGAGGAAGTATGTGGGGCGGCAATGAGAAGAAAGACTCCATCGACTCTATCCATGCTTCACTGGATCATGGTGTTACTAGTATTGACACAGCTCCCTTTTACGGCTTTGGTCTAAGTGAAGAAATAATCGGTGAAGCTATTAAAGGAAAAGACAGAAGCAATATCCAATTGTTAACCAAGTTCGGGTTGGTTTGGGATGAAAGCAATGCAGGTAAAGGTGAATTTTTTTTTGATGCTGAAGAAGGTGGAAAGAAAATACCTGTTTACAAATATGCAGCTAAAGCGAGCATTATTAAAGAGGTTGAAGAAAGCCTAAAACGCTTGGGCACGGATTATATAGACTTATTACAGCTGCATTGGCCAGACAATTCAACAAGCATCGGAGAAACGATGGAAGCACTAGAAGTATTGATACAACAGGGTAAAATCCGGGCCGCTGGAGTCAGCAATTACAGTGTAGATCAATTAGGCGAAGCTTCAATAACCTTTAAATTAGCCAGCAATCAGGTTTCTTACAGTATGTTGAATCGTACGATCGAAAATGAATTGGTGCCCTATGCACTGGAAAATGAATTGGGAATTATCGTGTACAGTCCAATGGAACGAGGCTTGTTAACAGGTAAATACTTCAAAGAAAGCAAACTAAAAGGCGATGACCACCGAAATGGTTATTTCTCCCAATTTGATCTGGCAAAAGTAAAATCTTTTTTGCAGGCAATTGAACCTATTGCAAAAAGCAAAGGTGCTACACTTTCGCAACTGGTCTTACAGTGGACGATCCTTCAACCCGGGATCAGTGTTGTTTTGGCTGGAGCCAGAAATGCAGAGCAGGCAATTGCCAATGCACAGGCACTTGACTTCAAGTTGTCGGAAGACGAATTGAGAGTCATAGACAATGAACTTTTAAAATTATAA